From a single Rhizobium lusitanum genomic region:
- a CDS encoding DUF3309 domain-containing protein encodes MLGTILLVIVILMLVGAFPSWGYSRSWGYGPSGGLGLVLVIVLILLLMGRI; translated from the coding sequence ATGCTTGGTACCATTTTACTTGTAATCGTGATTCTCATGCTGGTCGGCGCTTTCCCGAGCTGGGGTTACAGCCGAAGCTGGGGATATGGTCCATCCGGCGGTCTCGGCCTCGTTCTCGTCATTGTTCTCATTCTACTGCTGATGGGCCGGATTTGA